The proteins below come from a single Vanessa atalanta chromosome 21, ilVanAtal1.2, whole genome shotgun sequence genomic window:
- the LOC125072327 gene encoding WD repeat-containing protein 18, whose translation MSNLLEVLITCDSNNTLWTCSIWDSYTGTNLMTYKGGGTAENHTLSFIGSDYLAVVQKTKPVLHVWPLNSQQTVQGMRFILPGKASAYAVTPDGSYCVAGIEEKIYVWQISSGSLLTIINRHYQKVNLLKFTSDGRFFISAAEDGMVMVWSLATVAANPEVELVTQTIAGQHDPAYIFSDHSLPVTDLYISKTGMHGRLFTVSSDKSCKVYDLTCGEMLLNLIFDEPLSAIVLDALELNAFIGTTEGKIFQCSLTNPPRNRDVLVNNGDNMNIFSSHTKAVTCLSISLNGDILMSGSNDEQLILWHIRSRQPVRIIRHKGPITNAFFTTNYDAIYKQDFTPGIVLHSLERTLEKNSENVSEIEVIIKKDSNFWPTCGDMSIDTTYDNFASQEIDVVSKQNEAKLKEELEKMKLINSNLYALSIQNALKSIPIELEKNKITVHKKKKNKSH comes from the coding sequence atgtcGAATTTACTTGAAGTATTAATTACCTGTGACTCTAATAATACGTTATGGACCTGCAGTATTTGGGATTCTTATACCGGTACGAATTTAATGACTTACAAAGGCGGTGGAACTGCTGAAAATCACACTCTTTCGTTTATTGGGAGCGACTACTTGGCTGTAGTTCAAAAAACGAAGCCTGTTCTTCATGTTTGGCCTTTGAACTCGCAACAAACGGTACAAGGAATGCGTTTTATACTACCAGGCAAAGCTAGTGCTTATGCAGTAACTCCCGACGGTTCTTACTGTGTGGCTGGCATTGAAGAGAAAATTTATGTTTGGCAAATTTCATCTGGCAGCCTTCTAACGATCATAAATCGGCATTATCAAAAAGTTAACCTATTAAAGTTTACTAGTGATGGTAGGTTCTTTATATCAGCAGCCGAAGATGGGATGGTAATGGTATGGTCATTGGCAACAGTGGCAGCTAATCCTGAAGTAGAGCTCGTGACACAGACAATTGCAGGACAACATGATCCAGCTTACATCTTCTCTGACCATTCATTACCAGTAACagatttgtatataagtaaaacGGGCATGCATGGACGTTTGTTTACAGTGTCCAGTGACAAATCTTGTAAAGTTTATGATTTGACCTGCGGTGAAATGctcttgaatttaatatttgatgaaCCATTGTCAGCGATAGTATTAGATGCTCTAGAATTAAATGCCTTTATTGGAACAACTGAAgggaaaatatttcaatgtagtCTTACAAATCCGCCTAGAAATAGAGATGTGCTTGTTAACAACGGAgacaatatgaatatattttcttctcATACAAAAGCAGTCACTTGCTTATCAATTTCACTTAACGGAGATATATTAATGTCTGGATCTAATGatgaacaattaatattatggcATATAAGAAGCAGACAGCCAGTAAGAATAATAAGGCATAAAGGACCCATCACTAATGCTTTTTTCACTACTAATTATGATGCAATTTATAAACAAGACTTTACACCTGGAATTGTGCTTCACAGTTTAGAAAGAACTTTGGAGAAAAATAGTGAAAATGTATCTGAAATAGAAGTGATTATTAAAAAGGATAGCAACTTTTGGCCAACTTGTGGTGATATGAGTATAGATACAACCTATGATAACTTTGCATCCCAAGAAATAGATGTTGTGTCTAAGCAAAACGAGGCCAAACTTAAGGAAGAGTTAGaaaaaatgaaattgattaATTCCAATTTATATGCATTATCAATCCAAAATGCTTTGAAATCAATACCCATTgaacttgaaaaaaataaaatcactgtgcataaaaagaaaaaaaataaaagtcat
- the LOC125072273 gene encoding ankyrin repeat and LEM domain-containing protein 2 homolog, with protein MSKAVLIPECNKDIGGMKEEYISPSDKKDGAIGLFSRLLRTSSRVSTLGKRLSSESPTSTEPSISYYGVYIPFEIEKGSDNEPLHVYKNKSDAMELVRQYKSARFKMFRSHQDAVAFALRGAEPTDTHSLHEGHGNSLVGEKPYPFKAPSPQDMVALRKAIEAGLACTVRDRVWDNPRYLVSSGNTPAIVQEGARYNALHIAAKSMNAEICNLILTTVGNPMFVQTLYGMDADPESCKEFASILVDRYLNTPDKAMNETPLHFAAKFGAENAVDVLTSFPQCNKTAKNKHGEMPKDVICSRCAPPPADAAARIRRMLQERYYVPVLHADDGSGAPTIGRPFTPAEPPDLNQDPLSPRYEIRAFAGPMEANDAESFRRRWKTPPRSAKPTFRLKEMTKGLETVGRNLAEQMKVDWKEYWPFLDTFTDLRSSEGLSLLENYLKAKYETACSFAYSDSIQSQYLADDFTISKISLGNLSQQSIANTILSPMSELCVAMKTCQLAERSPQWREKESIRQRLGRQPNPKPLIPNGESTPTTNHTVSRLLCIERTCQVFAKRIADALIFSLTAEPEVAGESLKSEAKHLQHTIYTYMDDERFRTIDFALIHSRLAQLVVFKLKQQTGELDDINNLVEFLVKLRCPNDDIFSSDDERKPFTYRTHRVKINHVIDGHVRCLASFICEELTEAVVTKAPAVSETECTEIWEKAAKCRCDWTIEVFERNSKKNASFRKNRSLLSTSPKSESFIKRLTFDHDIGDGKTQQNEVEKPVSVNSPAGDSAPVLYSVDVAKCQVLEAEISDDDSVVSCQSDNEEAYQTASEEPTLDSEEDKEDQMQDASDRAVTEPFIYGEEPTKMDRLVFEAIKDVRISHDTYPNVFRWRHTVALYTPSERDGWSSASADDSVSSLGCGSPRGGCSTPRGGYSTPRGSSSTPRGGCSTPRRERHAPVTLQMSNWLRVTGPNSPRSALATKNVGHNVSFGF; from the exons ATGTCGAAGGCTGTGCTCATTCCGGAGTGCAATAAGGATATTGGGGGTATGAAAGAAGAATATATATCGCCAAGTGACAAAAAAGATGGGGCCATAGGTTTATTTAGCAGGCTTTTGAGAACTTCCAGTAGAGTTTCCACTCTTGGGAAGAGACTTAGTTCTGAGAGTCCAACATCTACAGAACCCTCGATTAGTTACTATGGTGTATACATACCATTTGAGATCGAAAAAGGATCCGATAAtg AACCTCTacatgtttacaaaaataaatctgatGCTATGGAATTGGTACGTCAGTACAAATCTGCCAGGTTCAAAATGTTCCGATCCCACCAGGATGCTGTAGCTTTTGCTCTAAGAGGGGCTGAACCAACTGACACACATTCATTACACGAAGGACATGGAAACT cgtTAGTGGGCGAAAAACCATATCCATTCAAAGCTCCATCTCCTCAAGATATGGTGGCTCTCCGAAAGGCGATAGAGGCAGGATTGGCGTGCACTGTACGGGACCGCGTGTGGGATAATCCGCGGTACCTCGTCAGCAGTGGGAACACACCCGCTATCGTACAA gaaGGAGCTCGGTACAACGCACTTCACATAGCAGCAAAATCTATGAACGCCGAGATCTGCAATCTCATACTGACCACAGTTGGGAATCCGATGTTCGTGCAAACGTTGTACGGTATGGACGCGGACCCTGAATCGTGCAAG gaatTCGCGTCAATACTAGTGGACAGATACCTCAACACCCCCGATAAGGCGATGAACGAGACGCCCCTCCACTTCGCCGCTAAGTTTGGAGCCGAAAACGCCGTCGATGTTCTGACGTCATTCCCGCAGTGCAACAAGACCGCTAAGAACAAGCACGGAGAAATGCCAAAAGAC GTGATCTGCAGCCGctgcgcgccgccgcccgccgacGCCGCGGCGCGCATCCGCCGCATGCTGCAGGAGCGCTACTACGTGCCCGTGCTGCACGCCGACGACGGCAGCGGCGCGCCCACCATCGGCCGCCCCTTCACGCCCGCCGAGCCCCCG GATTTAAACCAGGATCCTCTTTCCCCTCGATACGAGATCCGAGCTTTCGCCGGACCCATGGAGGCCAACGATGCGGAATCCTTTCGACGACGTTGGAAGACTCCACCGCGGTCTGCGAAACCGACTTTCAGGCTCAAGGAAATGACCAAGGGATTGGAGACGGTTGGcag AAACCTAGCGGAGCAAATGAAAGTGGATTGGAAGGAATATTGGCCGTTCTTAGATACTTTTACAGACCTTCGATCATCAGAGGGCCTTTCACTTCTGGAGAATTATCTCAAAGCCAAATACGAAACGGCTTGCTCGTTCGCGTACAGCGACAGCATTCAATCTCAATACTTAGCAGACGACTTCACCATCTCAAAAATCAGTCTAGGAAATCTATCTCAGCAAAGCATAGCAAATACGATTCTGAGTCCAATGTCCGAACTCTGCGTGGCCATGAAAACTTGTCAGTTAGCGGAGAGATCGCCCCAATGGAGGGAGAAGGAGTCGATCAGACAGAGACTGGGCAGACAGCCGAACCCCAAGCCGCTGATACCGAACGGCGAGTCGACCCCCACCACGAACCACACCGTCAGCAGACTGCTATGTATAGAGCGGACGTGCCAAGTGTTCGCCAAACGAATCGCGGACGCATTAATATTTTCCTTGACAGCTGAGCCCGAAGTCGCCGGAGAATCTCTCAAGTCCGAAGCGAAACATCTTCAGCACACGATCTACACTTACATGGACGACGAACGCTTCCGAACCATCGACTTCGCTCTCATACACTCGAGATTAGCTCAGCTCGTGGTCTTCAAGCTGAAGCAACAGACCGGAGAATTGGACGACATCAACAATTTGGTGGAGTTTTTAGTGAAATTGAGGTGCCCGAACGATGACATTTTTAGTTCGGACGACGAGAGAAAACCGTTTACGTACAGAACGCATAGAGTTAAAATTAATCACGTGATCGATGGGCACGTTAGATGTTTAGCGAGCTTCATATGTGAGGAGTTGACGGAGGCGGTCGTCACGAAGGCACCGGCGGTCTCTGAAACCGAGTGTACGGAAATATGGGAGAAGGCCGCAAAGTGCAGGTGTGATTGGACGATAGAAGTGTTTGAGAGGAATAGCAAGAAAAATGCATCCTTCAGAAAGAACAGGTCCTTGTTGTCAACGAGCCCGAAGAGTGAGAGCTTTATTAAGAGGCTCACTTTCGATCACGACATTG GAGATGGTAAAACACAACAGAACGAAGTAGAGAAACCCGTCAGCGTGAACTCCCCCGCCGGCGACAGCGCGCCAGTGCTGTACAGCGTCGACGTCGCCAAGTGCCAAGTACTCGAAGCTgag atttcCGACGACGACTCGGTAGTATCATGTCAGTCTGATAACGAAGAAGCGTACCAAACAGCTTCCGAAGAACCTACGCTAGATTCGGAAGAGGATAAGGAGGACCAAATGCAAGATGCCAGCGACCGAGCTGTCACAGAACCTTTTATATATGG CGAAGAGCCAACGAAAATGGATCGGCTAGTGTTCGAAGCCATCAAGGACGTCCGCATCTCCCATGATACCTATCCAAATGTGTTCCGCTGGAGGCACACTGTGGCTTTGTATACGCCAAGCGAGAGAGACGG CTGGTCGTCGGCGAGCGCGGACGACAGCGTATCATCGCTGGGTTGCGGTTCGCCGCGGGGGGGCTGTAGCACGCCGCGAGGGGGCTACAGCACGCCACGGGGGAGCAGCAGCACGCCACGGGGGGGCTGCAGCACACCGCGCCGTGAGCGACACGCACCCGTCACGCTGCAG atgtCAAACTGGCTCCGAGTGACCGGCCCGAACTCCCCACGATCAGCGCTCGCGACTAAAAACGTTGGACATAATGTTAGTTTCGGTTTTTGA